In Glycine max cultivar Williams 82 chromosome 7, Glycine_max_v4.0, whole genome shotgun sequence, a single window of DNA contains:
- the LOC100814563 gene encoding uncharacterized protein isoform X3, whose protein sequence is MQRHSVQSSLLEASWEKDHFYNTISTGHAIGANPAIPRMFPNMFPLVTSQRKLANRRLIAVMKLSLDKSAQGERISGTSKNDHISSYRNDTLEDHPILG, encoded by the exons ATGCAAAGGCATTCAGTTCAGTCCTCTCTGCTCGAAGCAAG CTGGGAAAAAGATCATTTCTATAACACAATCTCCACAG GTCATGCCATTGGGGCAAATCCTGCAATTCCTAGAATGTTTCCAAATATGTTTCCACTGGTTACAAGTCag AGAAAGTTGGCAAACAGAAGGCTGATTGCAGTCATGAAATTGTCTCTTGACAAGTCTGCCCAAGGAGAAAGAATTTCTGGCACAAGCAAGAATGATCATATTTCTTCCTACAG GAATGATACATTGGAAGACCACCCTATTCTTGGATAA
- the LOC100814563 gene encoding uncharacterized protein isoform X1: MQRHSVQSSLLEASEPYVFMASSFDSWEKDHFYNTISTGHAIGANPAIPRMFPNMFPLVTSQRKLANRRLIAVMKLSLDKSAQGERISGTSKNDHISSYRNDTLEDHPILG, encoded by the exons ATGCAAAGGCATTCAGTTCAGTCCTCTCTGCTCGAAGCAAG CGAACCATATGTATTCATGGCATCAAGTTTTGACAGCTGGGAAAAAGATCATTTCTATAACACAATCTCCACAG GTCATGCCATTGGGGCAAATCCTGCAATTCCTAGAATGTTTCCAAATATGTTTCCACTGGTTACAAGTCag AGAAAGTTGGCAAACAGAAGGCTGATTGCAGTCATGAAATTGTCTCTTGACAAGTCTGCCCAAGGAGAAAGAATTTCTGGCACAAGCAAGAATGATCATATTTCTTCCTACAG GAATGATACATTGGAAGACCACCCTATTCTTGGATAA
- the LOC100814563 gene encoding uncharacterized protein isoform X2, whose amino-acid sequence MQRHSVQSSLLEASFDSWEKDHFYNTISTGHAIGANPAIPRMFPNMFPLVTSQRKLANRRLIAVMKLSLDKSAQGERISGTSKNDHISSYRNDTLEDHPILG is encoded by the exons ATGCAAAGGCATTCAGTTCAGTCCTCTCTGCTCGAAGCAAG TTTTGACAGCTGGGAAAAAGATCATTTCTATAACACAATCTCCACAG GTCATGCCATTGGGGCAAATCCTGCAATTCCTAGAATGTTTCCAAATATGTTTCCACTGGTTACAAGTCag AGAAAGTTGGCAAACAGAAGGCTGATTGCAGTCATGAAATTGTCTCTTGACAAGTCTGCCCAAGGAGAAAGAATTTCTGGCACAAGCAAGAATGATCATATTTCTTCCTACAG GAATGATACATTGGAAGACCACCCTATTCTTGGATAA